The nucleotide sequence GATTTTAATttccaaataataaatgaaattataattaaatacgtacacgaaaatcgcgaaaatataattacaattttataaattgtcaagataaatttaataaatattttttcacatgttgccctttataaaaaaatattaatccagAATGTGCCAattcaaaatgttttagaGAAAATCATTTATAGGGCGCGTATTTGAAATAACCTATCAATCTCTCTTGTTAGTTTGTTAATCTATAGATATGATGAGTTTGATTTCATTTCtaacaaatatatgtttgGAAATGTTATCATGTGtccttttattgtaaatagaaGTATTTTTGTTGCTTTATCGTATACTGTTTGTGGTTTAGAAACAGGGTAGAAAATGTCAGAACCTGAGGAAAGTCTGGCAGCGCCGGATAGCACTACAAGGGAACAACGGATTGGCTTCTCCCATGGAGATGATGTTCTTCAACATAAAGATGACAAATTTTACCTTGGTACAGTTGTCGAGGTATGTAATTAAATCTGTACGGattctcttttattagaatataaaattgacacAATGGTAcaacaatattctttttatataggtGGACTTGGCAAGGGAAAGATGTCTTGTCAATTTTATGGACAACACATCTTCCTGGTCCTCGTTTAAAGAGCTGACAAAGCTGGCTATGCCAGATTCGGATGTTATGTGTGTTCTTTGCAAAAAATCTCAGCCTAAGACTGATAATGACATTATTGTTTGCGACAAGTGTGGTCGTGGCTATCATCAAATGTGTCATCAGGTATGTACGAAACTATATAGTTAAGATTACAGAAACATTGATCGAATTGAAATTGGAATGATTGGATTGAAAAGAAATCTGGAGATATGAAACATTAgcttaataagaaaaaaacatgcgTTTGTAGCCTCAAATACCAAAACAAGAATCAGGTGCGGACACTCACTGGATGTGTAAAAGATGCACAGATAGTCAACCGCGTACGCGTGAACCTTGCGAGCCAAAAACTTCTATGGTTAAAGTAAATATCAGAAAAGTTTGCAGCGGTAGGGACCAACCTCAACCACCACCTGACGACATGACAAAACTGCCATATGatgtaagatttaaatataaaatatacgttatTAATttggcaaataattttaatttctctgatTATGTGACATAATTCATAAGAGGAGGATAAcagatatctttattataatttcagcCTGATATGTTAAGTTGGGATGCGCATCACAGAGTAAACGCCGAACAAATTTACTGTTATTGCGGACTTAACGGTGAATGGTATGCGCAGATGTTACAATGTGCTCGTTGTAAGCAATGGTTTCATGAAAAGTGCATCAGATGCTTAACTCACCCCTTGTTCAGCGGTGATAGGTGAGtgcaaataagaaaatgtcaatgtatttaatcaaattcaatctatttcaattatattattgttctgCATTTTTGCATGATTGAATCACACTAATGATTGCAGgttttatgtatttgtttgTTCAATGTGCAATCATGGGAAGGAATTTGTTCGGCGTTTGGAAATGAAGTGGGTAGATCTGGTGCACCTGATGTTGTACAATCTGACTGTTTATAACGCTAAAAAGTATTATGATTTGGACACTGTTATTATACCTTACGCAAATGACAACTGGTATACGTTACAACTTCCACCACGGGTaagaattttgtatttttatcagagTACAGTCTATGaaaccaaatatttttatatatagacattTTAATACTTGATGTAATGTTTGTTGTACACTTTCAGATTAGAGATGTTAGTATTGAAATACGCAGGGAATCGATATTGTCGATATTGACAAACAACAGAACAAGATTCAAGTGTGgtagagaaataaagaaacgCACTACAATATGGGGCCTCCGTGTCAGACTGCCACCACCCTGTCCAGTCGTAAATCTTCCAGCATCCGGCGAAATAGACGATTCCGTGTTACGTAGATGCTGGTTGGGTGTTAACAAAAGACTGCAATATCTTTCCCCACAAATAGGGttagtttaattttacatctcATATGGCGACGTCACGtttgtaacaatttatatagcatatatGTTAGTGACATTTATGCaatgtacaaatttaattattttagccCTGTAAGTTTGCCAGAAAGTACAAAACAATTGATCGCATTGAGGCAAAGCGTGGCCGAGAATGTAGAAATTCCTGTGAATCCCTCAGATTTAGTAATGCGAGGtacaatttatcaaaattcggAAGCGGAACAAAGCTCATGTCCGAGTCCAAGTCCACCCAGTCAATCGACGCAGTCGTTAAGAGAaaggtattttattttttatttattttatagcaatttataaagttaCTTTCTCGACAATAATaggaatttaagaatttatattatatattatatatttacatatatacaagtataatatgtttttatattttataatggattttatatcagagaattttctttatttctgtaGGTATAGCGGCGGcggttttgtaaaaaaatcattcccATTTCCAAAGTTAAGTTTACAAAGAAGACGTCGTCTAATGGCGTTAGGTAGTTCACGGGAAAGAATGTTACGTAAACATAAGAAAAGGGAGAAAGTATGCGGAGACGGTACCATGGGAAAATCGCAAGGAGTTCGAGAAGCAAGATATAGAAAAGcgagaaaattattgaaaaacgcCATTGCCAAGGTACAGATAAGATTGCTCTCTTATATCATTTCGTATTCGTGTATATAAATCTGGTAAGAAGAACAATACGATCTAATCGCGCGCGATTAGTCTTTCAATTATCTATCATTACTGGAAAAGCGAATTGATCGGCTGTTGCATCGCTTTTTACCACACAAGTTGCATTCTATTTAATGCTAGATTTATGAATAGGattattcatcttttttctttttatttaacgcAGAGTAAATCACGAAGTTCAGAAGCATCCGATTTACCACCAACACCTCCGACTTCTGTTTCTGGACCGCCGACACCACCAGCCGCAACGTCAGGCATGTCCGAGTTATCTGTGCCTAGCTCTGTGGATTTGATGCATCCTTTGCCACCTTCGACACCCGCGGATACGAGCGGGGATGAGACTAGCTCAAGAGGGACTCTCGATTCGTTTATTCCACCACCCAAAGATTTTGAGGGAAAAAATAATCCATTCAGTGATTTGGTGGGTACGCCCTGTAGCCTTAATCAAGGAAATTCGAGTACGCCGTTACCTTACAATCAGTGTCCCATCACGTTGCCTCTACCGTTGACACCTGTGATCTCGCAACCGCCAGTGGTACGTCCAGCCAAGAGGCAGTTATCTGAGaaggatattattattgacagaAACGGTCAAGTGAAGCGCAGAAGGCAACATCGACGAGGACGTCCGTCCCAGCAGCAGTTACAGCAACAATTTCAACATACCGCCAGTAAGACGGCGGCTATTTTGCCGGCTCGTAATAATGAAGTTAAAAGTGAATTTGCCAGGAATTTAAGAAGTTCATATAATGGTGCCTCGAGCAGTGCGAGTAGTCAAATTGGGAATTGTGTGGATTATGCCTTAAATGGTAGGAGATTAAGACAGCGGcagaataatgataaattaccTCCTCCCGATTCTCAACCGCAGAGAAAAAGCAGCATGCCTTCATCTCCAAAGTGTTCGCCTGTGAAGCAAAGTGCGCCCGACATATCTCTGGATGATCTAAAATCATCGGTGAATATTTACTTCGGTGCAGCTAATAGAATAGCTGCTGGTGAAAAGTTTATCATCAAAGCGAAGAGAATAGGACCAAATGGTCAGACACAATACCTCATCGAATGGGAGGGAATCAATACTTAACGGTAAATAATAATCCGCTTACTACGAATATATTGCAAtcgtatacaaattttaagttGACATCAAGTGTATAAGATGGAGATCAGCTATTGAAATCTTGTAATCAATTCCCGATGTTTTACAGCAAAATGATTGTGATGAATTGTTTTGCGTCACATGCACTGCCACTTGTTACatacatttcataaaaatgtatgtatttatcgGCGTATAAGAATATATGAATGTTCTTGTAAATGTATGTCGCGCGttttatcgaattattaatctaaaactttttattatgattgacaaattttattgctGGATGCATCTATTTTGATGcgttttatctatttttatctattcatctattgtatattattccaTAAAAAGCATACGttccatattaattatatacctcATCATTTGCACATCTATTTTAACAAAGCAAGTACTATTTTAGTAGGCAAAAAAAATGCtcgtcttaaaaatatttacaagaacAATCAGATGTATTGCTTATCAATTGTAAATAGTGTAGCATAGTAGATTTGCGGGGAGGGATCGATGATGTTAAGCCGCGTGAAAATGAGATTCCGTGTGCTTTATGTCTATTTACAGAACGATTGGCCAATCATTTCTGAATATCAGAGATAAGACCATGAATTATGACATAAAAAGTGAATTGTAACAGACAGTTGTTCCTCTCACTTAAACTAATGTACTAGCGAGAATGTTAGTGGCTAGTGGTAAAAGAGTAAAACAAAGCAGACGCGCGTATATTGcgaagattatttttcaatacactTGTGTAGAGATAGTCTATGGCTTCTGTAACTTCATTGTCTTAGTTTACATTTTACTTTTCAAATAGATGACAATACGatgcaaatcaaaatttttcaagaaataaatttatttattactataattattatacgtttatatttattcagttTACATATGCGAAAATAACATTGAataatgtgttaaaaaaaaaaaaaaatagaattgtgCCAATCAGTAGTATTTTTCGTACAGATCAGATTCAAAACGATGTACTTGAGACGATGAAGGTGCAGACTTAGCATTGCTCACTATTATACAAGACTAAAGAAGGCAAAACGGCACACCTTTTCCGTATCATTTAAAACTAATTGCGAATTGACGCACTCGGTGAATATGTAAGTAAATTGGCCAAGTTATCTGTGCAAGGATAACATCGTAAATTTCGACTACTGAAAACTGTGTTAACAGGCAACTCACAATACTGTGAGCTCATTATATCATGTAGTCGTGCACTGTAAGAAATTAATCTTTGTGCATTAAATCATTAGATGCTAAATTGCAATTGTACATAAATAGGTTTATATATCTAAACGATCGTGTAGCACACAATTTAGACACAATAATCACAGTAAAATGTAACAGTGTCACAAATTctcttacaataatttttgatacagattattttatacaactttGGATAATCCTACTGGGATTATTgtataagaaacatttttgtacCTCAGACTATGCACAGAATCTATGGTCATGACTTACTAATcagaaaatatctataaacaaCTCTTTAAGCGATATAATCTAGACATTGCAGTTGTATAGCCACTATTAGAATTTCAAATCAAAAGAgcttattagaaaatttaaataagcatTTGATAttcgtttataataattttattatcgagatTCGCTCTcatgaattttgttttatatatattttgcagataCATGTGTTCGTTTGACATATTAACGGGAAATTAGCATAATGTGTGCGgactctttatcttttttacgaAGAATCTGTCCggtataaagttttaattactagctgatttttatatatgatcgtaattatattttaaattttaatgttttagtacaattaaatgattctcatcgatttttttaagtttactggataaatataattattctggaatatatatttctcttagaTGCGTTTCCCGATATTATAGTGACAAGTCCATAAACAGCTCGCGTGCTTGaatcaacattttaaaatgtaagcatttttctttcttttcttttgtgtatctgctatttattttatacgcaaTGCAATAGTACTTTTGCATTTTGATTTCTTGAAAGAGGCTTAAACAATCCGCGGTCACTGTGGTATGAAATGAGAGATCTTTTACGCGCGAATTGTCTTTTTATCACATAACCGTATAAGATATTGAAcgagcataaataaaaaattcgggAAATCTTCCTTTCGCCAATTCTTtaggcaaataatttttgtaaaacttaTACAATAGCAATAGTTTCGGCTACGACGAATCATGTTTCGTGTAAAAGTTCTTGCATCGTTCGTAACATGTTgcttatgatattattttaagaaatttctaCTTTACACAAATCATACGTTCCTTACGTAGTTGAAGCAATTTTAGGAACGTCTTTTTCATACCACAGAACATTCTATAGAGTGGTATGTAGGTAATATGAAGACAAAAGAAATGGACACTGCCAAACGTCtaagttatatttaagaaatgacGTCGAACAACGTTGCACgctatgatataataattaaatgacacATTTTCATTCGCGTTTATATGTATCGTCGCTCACATTATCCTCCCATATACGCGAATGCGAATGAATGGCTCGAGCGCGGGATTTTCGTGACACGTTGCTCGATGAAGTTTTGACAAACCGTGTACACGCGATATAATTCTTACAAAAGTGTGAAGTGTAGTATAAACTTGCGTTTTCCGCGTTCGAGATGTAAGAGATGCCGCGAGAGAGACGTAAAACCTTGAACATTTATCAAATTGTCGAAAAAGttggaaaaatgtatatatttaatagtttttttttgctgCGTGATACTCTTCTAATTCTATAATGATACTGGAGGGGATGAATCTAAAGTGTACAAAATATGAgaaagacaaaatattttgcgaagaCATAATTTGTATTCAATACTCTATTCAGTAAATTGCAGTGAATCATAGAAGCTAACGCTATTGCACTTCTTATGACCGTGGCCTGATATTGGCTAATACCTTGTTTCTCTTATGCATATTGATTATATCTATCTCCATGTTCTACTGATACGGATATTCTTGAAGcgataaaatagcaaaatgaTGAGGTACAATGACAATGCTAAACTTTATTGATAGCGGAAgtaaaataacttaaataatttaattgacgaAGGAGACACCGAAGGCAATCAAGACCTTTATTAGTTACCTTAATTAacgcttttattgatattgctAAACAATATTACTTGCTAATACTTTTTCCCATTTGGTGCCGCAGATCTGCTACCTCCAGTATCGTTGTATGTGTGCGACTAAAGTTATCTTATattcgagataaatttttttttgtatcatgaGTTAACTTTGCCATATCACTCGTGTTTGATAATAcagattgataaaatatatcgaagatTCTTTTCGGAATTTTCAATGGATTAGTATAGATTAGGTAGATagctataaattttgataaattgtccatctttgaattttataaaataaaaatacatacgcggacataattatacatttattagaataaaaaaagagaaaatataattatgcatttaaaaagaaaaaaaaagagagaatatatttaccAATCTGTATTATATAGTCGCAAATTAATATACCTGGGTTAAGAGATTAAGAGTTCCGTAACACgcaaaaattacttaaaattcttaaattctcCCACGTCATCTTctcttatttatgatttataatattgaagcGATGTGAGGCACAGAGTTCCGGCGACGATTCCGTTTATTTTCTCGTATTATATGCTTAAGTAGAATAAAGGAGCAACATCCGGCGAATGATGCGCATTGCGCTAAAAGTGATGCGTTAGGTTACAAGGCAATCGATCACACGTTGCAACAACGAGCGTCATCTTCGCGATATCGCAGTATTTTGTACCAGAGTTCACATATGATTTCTACAAATCCAAGGATAACGATCTTTTATAATCGTCGAGAACCAATCGTCGGGTCTCCATCATCGAAAAGAAACTGTTGTAACGCCATCAAGATAAAACGGTGTGCGTAAATTTTAATCGTTTGCGAATGAGACagaaaagagagggaaagcAAGAGAGATTGTCTTAATTATCGCGGCAAAGTTTACATTCGACTATCATGTCGAATCCAGAAGAAACGCGTGCGCGGTGAGGGAGAtcgtgaaagaaagagagagagagagagagagagagagagagagagagaagacgaAAGTTAATACTGCCagtatcatatgtatatatatgcatatacatattatgacTCCCCCGCATCCTCCTCTCGCCCATCCccttttttaacatatatagatatccTACCAATACATCTTCAGAGTAACGCGAGCCGTATACCGTTTGTATGGCGATTACAGTGTGCGAGCTCGAATGGAAGTTCGGCATCTCACTTCCAGAGCGTGTATTGTCCGCGATCAGTGTTCTGTATGAGATTTCAATGAAACGTAGAAATTCCGATCTCTTGATATATGTGTACACACAAGACGCACAGTGTTCTCCGCCGCGTCGATTGTCAAGAAATCTATAATGGCGAGCGTTTTAGGAGAATTACTCttcattcattatattatatacacaatccggagaaagagaaatgtttATACGATGGTGATAATCAATCCCTCTGATTTGATCCTCTAATATATGGAGGCGGAGGTCTCGCgttaaagtgaaaaatttttgagatGCTCCTCTCGCGAGAGAAAACGCTTTAGTCAATACACAAAATTAACAAActgttatttgtaaatttttaggaTATTCACTCGTTgttgatataaaatgttttctgcGATCAATCGGGGACTATTTGACAAGATCAGGTTTTAAAGCGAGGAAAAAGATGTGTCAATCGCGTTcggaattaattttgattgtaaaatgtattttaggtaattttcataaaattaagaaaatgaatTGGATTTAAGTTATCAATTGTACGATATTATTAATGGAATAACACAAAGGCCGAGTCAGTGTATATGCACGATATACATCGATTGATTAGTGGTCGTTCTTCATTTCCGCCGATATCTTGTATGATTCGAGTGCTGGTTGCCCGAATACGTTGTCGTCATTcgttacttattaaaaaagaacgcTCATTTATCACGatcaaaagtattatatttaggAAATCTATTTCCATTTATCTCGAGAGGATTACGCTTTCGAttggaaaaaagaatattgcttGTGTAAAATGGCAGgggaaaaaagattattagtttaatataaGTAGCGTATTACACGTT is from Cataglyphis hispanica isolate Lineage 1 chromosome 15, ULB_Chis1_1.0, whole genome shotgun sequence and encodes:
- the LOC126855225 gene encoding metal-response element-binding transcription factor 2; translation: MSEPEESLAAPDSTTREQRIGFSHGDDVLQHKDDKFYLGTVVEVDLARERCLVNFMDNTSSWSSFKELTKLAMPDSDVMCVLCKKSQPKTDNDIIVCDKCGRGYHQMCHQPQIPKQESGADTHWMCKRCTDSQPRTREPCEPKTSMVKVNIRKVCSGRDQPQPPPDDMTKLPYDPDMLSWDAHHRVNAEQIYCYCGLNGEWYAQMLQCARCKQWFHEKCIRCLTHPLFSGDRFYVFVCSMCNHGKEFVRRLEMKWVDLVHLMLYNLTVYNAKKYYDLDTVIIPYANDNWYTLQLPPRIRDVSIEIRRESILSILTNNRTRFKCGREIKKRTTIWGLRVRLPPPCPVVNLPASGEIDDSVLRRCWLGVNKRLQYLSPQIGPVSLPESTKQLIALRQSVAENVEIPVNPSDLVMRGTIYQNSEAEQSSCPSPSPPSQSTQSLRERYSGGGFVKKSFPFPKLSLQRRRRLMALGSSRERMLRKHKKREKVCGDGTMGKSQGVREARYRKARKLLKNAIAKSKSRSSEASDLPPTPPTSVSGPPTPPAATSGMSELSVPSSVDLMHPLPPSTPADTSGDETSSRGTLDSFIPPPKDFEGKNNPFSDLVGTPCSLNQGNSSTPLPYNQCPITLPLPLTPVISQPPVVRPAKRQLSEKDIIIDRNGQVKRRRQHRRGRPSQQQLQQQFQHTASKTAAILPARNNEVKSEFARNLRSSYNGASSSASSQIGNCVDYALNGRRLRQRQNNDKLPPPDSQPQRKSSMPSSPKCSPVKQSAPDISLDDLKSSVNIYFGAANRIAAGEKFIIKAKRIGPNGQTQYLIEWEGINT